From Streptomyces sp. TLI_053, a single genomic window includes:
- a CDS encoding SAM-dependent methyltransferase, producing the protein MSEQATARGDDEPAAEVVLDIHRPHSARMYDFFLGGTTNFEPDRVAAAQTLAVFPHAPLAARANRAFMHRSARMLAESGITQFLDIGTGIPTSPNLHEIVQAVDPACRVVYADNDPIVLIHAQALLRSSAEGRTAYIQADVRDPEHVLDAVEKTGVLDLDRPVALSMNALLHFVPDDDGAHEIAQAFKDRLRAPGSALAISHFTPDHAPQDAARAARVYREAGTLVQARTREEFARFFTGWDLLEPGIVPTPRWRPDAESALSPVSDAHASCYGAVAVRP; encoded by the coding sequence ATGAGCGAGCAGGCCACAGCACGCGGCGACGACGAACCGGCGGCCGAGGTGGTCCTCGACATCCACCGGCCACACTCCGCGCGCATGTACGACTTCTTCCTCGGCGGAACGACCAACTTCGAGCCGGACCGGGTGGCCGCCGCCCAGACCCTCGCCGTCTTCCCCCACGCCCCGCTCGCCGCCCGCGCCAACCGGGCCTTCATGCACCGCAGCGCCAGGATGCTCGCCGAGAGCGGCATCACCCAGTTCCTCGACATCGGCACCGGCATCCCGACCTCACCCAACCTCCACGAGATCGTCCAGGCCGTCGACCCGGCCTGCCGGGTGGTCTACGCCGACAACGACCCGATCGTCCTCATCCACGCCCAGGCCCTGCTGCGCAGCTCCGCGGAGGGGCGCACCGCCTACATCCAGGCGGACGTGCGCGATCCGGAACACGTGCTCGACGCGGTGGAGAAGACGGGCGTCCTGGACCTGGACCGGCCGGTGGCGCTGAGCATGAACGCGCTGCTGCACTTCGTCCCGGACGACGACGGCGCGCACGAGATCGCCCAGGCCTTCAAGGACCGGCTCCGGGCACCCGGCAGCGCCCTGGCCATCTCGCACTTCACACCGGACCACGCGCCCCAGGACGCCGCGCGCGCCGCCCGCGTCTACCGCGAGGCCGGCACCCTCGTCCAGGCCCGCACCCGCGAGGAATTCGCACGCTTCTTCACCGGCTGGGACCTGCTGGAGCCCGGGATAGTGCCCACCCCGCGCTGGCGCCCCGACGCCGAGTCCGCCCTCAGCCCGGTCAGCGACGCACACGCGTCCTGCTACGGCGCCGTCGCCGTACGCCCCTGA
- a CDS encoding sigma factor-like helix-turn-helix DNA-binding protein, giving the protein MTEHETAAARSRAALHLAFTAFCDTHGNAWFGLARARLHDDVLALRAVQRMKDHLWRQWAVALREEHPASYAWMLIKSAVADAVAEVIAETGRPPGSPPADRAEAIRYFADQARIGLETLGDHEHLYQAVLRLAERQYDVVVLRYLLGLKDALIAEHLGISETNVRSTAHQALRRLNRLMAGTDRDNKE; this is encoded by the coding sequence GTGACCGAGCACGAGACGGCGGCGGCCCGCTCGCGGGCCGCACTGCACCTGGCGTTCACCGCGTTCTGCGACACGCACGGCAATGCCTGGTTCGGGCTGGCCCGCGCCCGACTCCACGACGACGTGCTCGCCCTGCGGGCCGTCCAGCGGATGAAGGACCATCTCTGGCGGCAGTGGGCCGTCGCCCTGCGCGAGGAGCACCCCGCCTCCTACGCCTGGATGCTGATCAAGAGCGCGGTGGCCGACGCCGTCGCCGAGGTGATCGCCGAGACCGGCCGCCCGCCCGGCAGCCCGCCGGCCGACCGCGCCGAGGCCATCCGCTACTTCGCCGACCAGGCCCGCATCGGCCTCGAAACCCTCGGCGACCACGAACACCTCTACCAGGCGGTGCTGCGCCTGGCCGAGCGCCAGTACGACGTCGTGGTCCTGCGGTACCTCCTTGGGCTGAAGGACGCGCTGATCGCCGAGCACCTGGGCATCTCGGAGACGAACGTGAGGTCCACCGCCCACCAGGCACTGCGCAGGCTCAACCGCCTGATGGCCGGGACCGACCGCGACAACAAGGAGTGA
- a CDS encoding SMI1/KNR4 family protein, whose amino-acid sequence MRRAVRDYLAEVFAMLGPGDDRFASPEAWADLEAELRTKLPEDYKAVIDAYAPMQINGHLILKHPATERWNLGKEIRQTSRAWAELDWERENWLEPEEDARAVLGLSKMTFGTKDGLIPLTSTDRGEYIFLAPLPDGTGVRICAVEHDGSWYEYRMSFAEWLYRYLIGEDMVGPNSSTFYPGPVLLEPLPMSPDDRPTPTHGPHRRM is encoded by the coding sequence ATGAGGAGAGCCGTGCGCGACTATCTCGCTGAGGTCTTCGCCATGCTCGGCCCTGGCGACGATCGGTTCGCCAGCCCAGAAGCGTGGGCCGACTTGGAAGCCGAGCTCCGCACCAAGCTTCCCGAGGACTACAAGGCGGTGATCGACGCCTATGCCCCCATGCAGATCAACGGACACCTCATCCTCAAGCACCCGGCCACCGAGCGCTGGAACCTCGGGAAGGAGATCCGCCAGACCTCCCGCGCCTGGGCCGAGCTGGATTGGGAGCGCGAGAACTGGCTGGAGCCGGAGGAGGACGCCCGCGCCGTACTCGGCCTGAGCAAGATGACGTTCGGTACGAAGGACGGCCTGATCCCGCTCACCAGTACCGATCGGGGAGAGTACATCTTCTTGGCCCCGCTGCCTGACGGCACGGGAGTACGGATCTGCGCGGTCGAGCACGACGGCTCCTGGTACGAGTACCGGATGAGCTTCGCCGAGTGGCTCTACCGCTACCTGATCGGTGAGGACATGGTCGGCCCGAACAGCTCCACCTTCTACCCCGGACCGGTGCTCCTGGAACCGCTTCCCATGTCACCCGACGACCGCCCCACGCCGACCCACGGCCCCCACCGCCGCATGTGA
- a CDS encoding MucR family transcriptional regulator produces the protein MDHLDAAFRLVTRREAEPLLGYAPGSLKAVMQQQRGRWPGPVACRRRDRALLWELDVLLAAARPAARVRSRRPDGADPDGLVTCLACGRRFRSLAPHLARVHGMSAARYRAEHALPASAALMATDVRRSLSATRTEAMAADPDLLEPMRACAPPAEELARRSARAREATDGLPAVRAARRSAALRTVPAAQQARRDALEATARAAGFASMTEAIEATRDMPSRAAAARIGVGASTVKRRRRQSRS, from the coding sequence GTGGACCACCTCGACGCCGCCTTTCGCCTGGTCACCCGGCGGGAGGCGGAACCCCTCCTCGGCTACGCCCCCGGCAGCCTGAAGGCCGTGATGCAGCAGCAGCGGGGCCGCTGGCCGGGGCCGGTCGCCTGCCGCAGGCGCGACCGGGCACTGCTGTGGGAGCTGGACGTCCTGCTCGCCGCCGCCCGGCCGGCCGCCCGGGTGCGCTCGCGGCGGCCCGACGGCGCCGATCCGGACGGTCTGGTGACGTGTCTGGCCTGCGGTCGCCGCTTCCGCTCCCTGGCGCCGCACCTTGCCCGCGTCCACGGGATGTCGGCCGCCCGCTACCGTGCCGAGCACGCGCTCCCCGCCAGCGCCGCACTGATGGCGACCGACGTTCGGCGCTCGCTCTCCGCGACCCGCACCGAAGCGATGGCCGCCGACCCGGACCTGCTCGAGCCGATGCGAGCCTGCGCGCCCCCCGCGGAAGAACTCGCCCGCCGCTCGGCCCGGGCCCGCGAAGCCACCGACGGCCTTCCTGCGGTGCGCGCCGCGCGCCGGTCCGCTGCCCTGCGCACCGTCCCGGCCGCCCAACAGGCCCGCCGGGACGCGCTCGAAGCGACCGCCCGGGCAGCCGGCTTCGCGTCGATGACCGAGGCCATCGAGGCCACCCGCGACATGCCGAGCCGTGCCGCTGCGGCCCGGATCGGAGTCGGCGCCAGCACGGTGAAGCGCCGGCGCCGACAGTCCCGGTCGTGA